The Notamacropus eugenii isolate mMacEug1 chromosome 4, mMacEug1.pri_v2, whole genome shotgun sequence DNA window TTAAGTAGACATCGATACTAAAATAGTCACACTAATTTCCCCTAATATTATCCTTATTGTGTTATTCCAATGCCTTATATCAGATAAGCTCCACTGCACTGTATATACAGTTTTACTGTGAGGAGAGATAATACCTAAATAACTAAATACAAAAGATAAATTTGTTTCCTAATTTTTCAAACTACATTTCCAAATGTGGTTATTAGGGACCTGCCTGTCAGTTTctatttctcctcattttccttagTTCAATGGAACTTGAAGAGAGAGACTCACAAGTTAAGTCCTATTCACATGTTATTTGATTTACCAAACTCACATAAAATTAGAATTGTCAAGCCCACAGgtttgttgggggttttttgctaagaaaaaaatGGCACTGGACAGAGATCCATCATTAATTATTAGTTCTTCCTTCACAGGACCATGTGAGATGATATACAGTGAATTTTGTCATTTCAAACAGGAATGTATGAAGCTAAAAATTAGCTTACTACTTTTCTCAACATGAAGATGCTTTCCTCCATACTGACACTCCTCTATTTTTTGTaccaacaattaaaaaaaatatatatgattcCAAGTGGTTTTGTCGTCTTGTCAACATCATCTTCCAAATGTGTAGATATCCATAAGCCCAGATCTATCATCAACTGAACACACCCATCAGCATTtaatattcagagaaaaaaatgaaaagatcacttcCAGTTTTTGCCATATCTCCAACCCCAAACTCAAATACAGGAGAAGAGGATAAAGGTGACATATGGGTACTTCTTCATAGAAAGGATTCTGTTTGCCCACGATGTAACTTCTTGAAAAATTTCCCTCATGTCCATAAAGGTCTAGTATCCCAAATACTTCctgaaaggattttaaaacctgaggtaaataaaacacacacatatttacactTCTGATTCTTGTTTTGCAAAATGgcttgagaggaaaaaaaatatgcaaattttCTGCAGCaataaatctttccttccttgctatttgttttattgcttctctgTAGGTTTCTGCACTTTAACAAACATATAACTAACAACAGGTAAAGACAAAAGGATAGTGCATGACAAACACATCACACATGAAACactcccccgccccccccaaatATTTGCTCTGAAAAACTATAGTCCATTTAACTTATTTTAATTTAGGTGCAATTCCAAAGGTATAAAAATGCCTTATCAACTAAATCAAGACTGAGTTCTTGCTTTAAACAGTTTccatcttgtttaaaaaaaaggaaaccagcATTGCATACCTGTTACACTGATTCTCATGTTTAATTCTACTTCTATACATAGCATTTTGATTTTAGTCTACTGCATTTAGAGATCACATCATATATACGTGTACAGTATAACATCTAGGTAGAATATGTTTTAACATGATAAAATCATAAATTACAgttcatttaataaattattatggTGATGCATGCAATCTCCTTCCAAGCTGTGACCATCACTCAGTACAGTTTCCTCTTTATCTTGTTCAGAGGTCCTGCACTCTGCCTTTCGGGTCTATCTTCAGAtaattaagtggcttgctcagtgCCCAGTGCCCTGCACCAATTGGTCAGTGTTGTCGTTTACAACTCACTATGATCCCATCACCAATACCTTCTCAACCCCTAAGTTGGCACACATGTGGAATTTCACTCTGTGGCCTTCCTCAGCCACAGGAGATCACAGTGAAGCGCTTAGAAATGCAAGACATGTTGTGGAGAACGATGCCCAGTAGGAAGACTAGGACGCAGGCCACCAAGATCACAGTGCAAACCCCTGACCAGGTGGAACTTTTCACCACGCCCCTCCTGTCTTGCTCCTCCTCCACCACCGCATCTTGGGGAATCCCCCCCTGCAGAGGCTGCTGTTCTGTGGGGATCGTCACCACAGTGACAGATTTTTGCTGGCTGCCTGGCAACAGGCGGCAACCAATGTCTCCCGGCAATAACGCTCGCTCCTTGGAGATGGGTAAGGGTAGCATGTAACACCCATTGCTAGGAAGTTTGATGAAGACAGGAGTGTGCTCTGAAGTGTGAGGGATTGCAATCACTGCCAGCACTTCGGGATCATCAGGTAGTTGGGAGATGGAGAACCCTGGGGGAAGCTTCGTGATACCCCGGCACCAGGGGCATCTCAGGTCCTTCTGGCTTGTCCTCATTTGCTGGAGGCAAACTGAACAGCAGGTATGTTTGCAGTCTAACAACTTGGGCCTCCTTCGGGGACTGTAATAATTGAAACAAATCTGACATTCCAGCAAAGAATCTTGAGAAAGGGTTTCCATCATCACCTCAGGGCAGGGAGGGGCAGGTTCTGGACCTCCGGGTTTAGTCCACAATCTGAAAGCAGGGTGGAGCTCTGCTCAGGATCCGCTCCTTTTCTTGGTATCCTTCCTATGCAGGAAAGTGACCAGGAAGTTCATAGGCATCTAGCACACTTGGTCATGCctgaaggaaatacaaaacacAAATAAGTTAATTGAAGAAGTCCACCCTAACTCAGGAAAAGAATGGTGTCTGCACATGTTTATACAGGCCCTATTTCAAACCACctgacaattcttttttttcatccagaaatataaaatgagagatttataGCAGTCACACACCTCCCTCCACCTTCCACGCTCAGAAAATCACTAGCTGTTTTCAATCTTAACCTTTTTGCCATAAAACCTTCAAAATCGTAAATCTAAATTAAGTCTTGACAAGGAGTAAGGATCCTAAAAGAGTTTCTACCCATAAGACTGTGGACTGCCCAGCATGTATGGAAGGTAATGCTGATGAAAGCTGCATGTATATACCAACCAATCCTATGCTCCAAATACGTTTCCAAGGAAaatgagattctttttttaaagaaacaaacatttcagTCACCTCCCTTAGGTCCCTTAGCTTCCTCAaggaatgaacttttttttttcttgacatttctACATTTTTAGAGGAATGTGAGTTCCCTTTCCTGCTAGGACAAACCCTAGAGacataaaataattgaaaacattTCCTTAATTCTTTCACTGTGTAAATTCatctatatttttatcttttttgttttccttgtctCTCTTGGCTCCAATAACAATAACATTCATTTAGAACTTTGAAGTTTACACAGTATTTTATATACCTCTTATCTGAGCCTCATAACAATTTTGAGGAAGGCAGTATttgcattattatccccattttacaggtgaggaaactaaagatgaaaaaaaaccaaaggtTTGTGCTGCCATATTAAGTGCCTGAGTATGAGATGGTGGATGTGCAAAGACTCCTAAAACCCAATTTTTCTCTGACCTCTGTGACCCTGTCACACCAACACTGCTTTCATCCTCTCCATCAACCAACAAATGTTCACTAAGCACCTATGTGTAAGCTTCTGTGTCAGACACCAGGATTAGAGACAAAACTAAAACAGTTCTAACCTCAGAGAGCTTATGCTCTAtcaaaacaacatgtacacacaaatatatatgtgtgtgtgtgtgtgtgtgtgtgtgcccatatacacacatatatgtaaatgtaaagAAAATGTGGGGGTGAAGGAAAGGACTACCAATTGGAGTGGGAGAGGTTGTTGCAAAAGATGTGAtattgaactgagctttgaagaactAAGTGGTGAGGGGGAATTGCACTCAGGGATACAATGGGAAATCACTTGTGTAAAGGGCAAGACAGTGGAGACGAAAGGTCAAGAACGAAAAGGAGCAGGCAACATGGTATATAATCCAGCGAGCAAACAATATTTCTTAAGGGCTTATGTGCCAGgacagtgaaaagagtgctggcTTTTGAATCAAGAGGATCtggggttcagatcctgactctgttgCTTTCTATTCATGTGACCCTGAGAGCGGGTCTCAACCtcccagggtctcagtttcctcatctacaggaTAAGGAGGTTAGATTAGACATCTTCTAAGGTTCTCTCCAGCGCTGGATCTCTGACGTGAGTTATGACTGAGTTTGAGTACatgcatgaaggggaataattAATATATAACATACCTAGAAAGATAGGCTGGGGCCAGATTGCAAAAGACTTAAAATGCCAAATACAGGAAGGAATCTGAATTTGACCTTAAGTCACTGGTTTTTAAAACAATGATTCTGCGAAATGACATGGGCAggtctatgctttaggaatagcACTTTCGCTGCTATATGGAAAATTATTGCaagaggaagagacttgagacagggaggcCAAATAGGGGTTAAAGTTCAAGCAAGAGGTAATGATGACCTCAATTAAATGACTGgctagagagaagggaatgaatgttTGATATGTTGCAGAGGTAGAGTCAACGGGACTTTGCAACTGACTGAATGTGAAGGGTAAGATATGGTGAGGAACCAATTATAATTCTAAGATTGCAAACCAAGATGATTGGAAGACACTGAGGTAGCAAACTTGAATGACTAGAAGTATAGAGGCACTTCtcacaaaaataaggaaaattaggAGGAGTGGTAGAGAGGAAGATAATGACATGTGTTGggcagtttgagatgtctgtagGACAGTGTTGGTGATTTTCCCTCATAAATGCCTTTCCTAGATTTTGATCACTTTCAATAACTTTCTAATTTTACACATACAGATAGCATATGTATAGAATATTTCTTATACAAGTagattaaaagttatttttaataattatgatTCATGAAGaatcatgatgaaacatgttatccaTCTCCTGACAGAAATGATTGATCAGCGTGAAGGATTGAGACTTGTTTTGTCTTGATATGGTCAACtcagaaatgtgttttgcttaactatacctGTTTGtgacaggggttttgtttttctttctttctcaatgaggggaaaaggtgggagggagaaaaggtgaattttcattgattgaaaaaaaataatatttggttttaaaacttcataaaaataatcaaaagggATCATCTTCCCCTTCTGTGCCATTTCTCTGCCTGATTCATGTCCTTTCTGAACCAAAGACACACCTAACCAAATACAGTTTTTGACAGTCAAAAACTGGTACAGAGAAAGAAGATATAATTgatcttaaaatgctattttgCATTATAAGCTTAGGCTATGGTAAGCTCGTCATCCTTGTTCTCCTCTTCCCTAGGTGCAACACAAAAACTTTTGCCAGGTATCATTAACTCGCTGATCTTCATCAactgttataaaaatgaaaacctgGTTATATGCTCATTAACAAAGTATCCTGCATATCTGACACAATTTCTATTTAAGTGAATCTGATTTTCTGTCTGACATCTATGGTAAAATTAAAGGTGAATTATCTTGAAAAGCACTTTGGCCCAAGGGTATAGTAACAGTTAAAAGGATATTGGACTTGAAgcctgggatttgaatctaggatcCAACATTTTTTAGCTATGGTGACTTTCTAAGACTCAGTCTCAGAGGGAGATTCCTCACGTAGGAATaccctgtatcaatgaaattgCAGGTACGGTATCTAGCAGGCActcaaatattttctaaattgcTGAAGTGATTAGGTGTTCAGTTTATTGAAGGAAGTCTAATTAGGAGCTATCATCATGTCAATATAGTATCTATTGAATTTCATTGACTACAAAAGTACCTTGTCAGGCAACAGTCAAAACACACAAGTCAGTAGGGGAAGATCCAATTAAATGAAACGAAGGGGCAAGATGGCAGTTACATATTTTATGAATTTGAgaaggacttttttcttttttactttatttcttcaACTGGCCTGGATACCACATTTTGAAGAAGGATTTAGCATgcaaagggaaaggacctatatgtagaaaaagtatttatagtagctcttttgagGTCTTTTtctagtgacaaagaactggaaactaaagggggggacatcaattggggaatgactagacaaattatggcatatgaatataatggaatgctattataccatgaagcagctagatggcacagtggacagagccctggTCCTACAAtcacaaagatctgagttcaaatccagccttagacattagcctctgacacttactagctgtgtgacactggaaaagtcacttaaccctgttggcctcagtttccccttttgtaaaatgagttgaagcagaaaatggcaaaactactctagtatctttgccaagaaaaccccaaatgggatcacaaagagtcagcaaTATTTGAGCAGCCTTGGGGTAGCAGCCATCCATAAACGTTCCTTCCACAACTACTATATTTCCACAAAGGAAACTTTACTTAC harbors:
- the RNF152 gene encoding E3 ubiquitin-protein ligase RNF152 — encoded protein: MMETLSQDSLLECQICFNYYSPRRRPKLLDCKHTCCSVCLQQMRTSQKDLRCPWCRGITKLPPGFSISQLPDDPEVLAVIAIPHTSEHTPVFIKLPSNGCYMLPLPISKERALLPGDIGCRLLPGSQQKSVTVVTIPTEQQPLQGGIPQDAVVEEEQDRRGVVKSSTWSGVCTVILVACVLVFLLGIVLHNMSCISKRFTVISCG